One Ostrea edulis chromosome 2, xbOstEdul1.1, whole genome shotgun sequence genomic region harbors:
- the LOC125681294 gene encoding serum paraoxonase/arylesterase 1-like yields MILKTLFGIALALSITFIFKIVMMMEYHKTLWNHRPGNCHIVEGIEFGSEDMQTTTSGLTFITSGINGVFFGPSFQEQYNKQKAKGRIMLFNMEKPKDGVKELKIVGNNFKYKDFFPHGISVLEDKGKVLLFVVVHRAEEDTVEKFEFLEKTLELKHLKTYTGKLAHILNDVAATGPDTFYTTDFGYYRSFLGHFMENLLGLHFGHVLYFNGSDFIIVSEPTIMANGIALAKNGKLVYVNSSSKRKMMVYKRETDHRLTKVNEIEFDTIPDNPVVDPQTGDVLQGCHPIGFKLMQHLNNPIDPGASQVLMVHMEKSGANVTGITELFSDDLELYGSSVATLYKNRMLIGTVCHKMMYCEVKVL; encoded by the exons ATGATCTTGAAAACTCTCTTTGGAATTGCACTGGCATTGTCCATTacgtttattttcaaaatagt CATGATGATGGAGTACCACAAAACACTGTGGAACCACAGACCAGGAAACTGTCACATCGTGGAAGGAATAG AATTTGGATCTGAAGACATGCAGACCACTACGTCTGGTTTGACCTTTATCACATCT GGAATAAATGGAGTGTTTTTCGGACCAAGCTTTCAAGAGCAATACAATAAACAGAAGGCCAAAGGGCGGATCATGCTGTTTAACATGGAGAAACCAAAAGATGGAGTCAAAGAACTGAAGATTGTTGgaaacaatttcaaatacaaAGATTTCTTTCCTCATGGTATCAGTGTTCTGGAGGACAAAG GTAAGGTGCTCTTGTTTGTTGTGGTACATCGAGCAGAAGAAGACACAGTGGAAAAGTTTGAGTTTCTGGAGAAGACCTTAGAATTAAAACATCTCAAAACCTATACAGGAAAACTAGCCCACAT ACTGAACGATGTCGCGGCCACAGGACCAGATACGTTTTACACAACTGATTTCGGCTATTATCGCAGTTTCTTAGGACATTTCATGGAAAACTTACTGGGACTTCACTTCGGGCATGTTTTATACTTCAATGGCTCGGATTTTATCATAGTGTCAGAGCCAACCATCATGGCTAACGGCATCGCTCTTGCAAAAAATGGAAA ATTAGTGTATGTGAACTCCAGCAGTAAGAGAAAGATGATGGTGTACAAAAGAGAGACAGATCACAGGCTTACCAAAGTAAAT GAAATTGAGTTTGATACCATCCCAGACAACCCCGTGGTTGATCCCCAAACAGGAGATGTCTTGCAGGGCTGCCATCCAATAGGTTTCAAACTCATGCAACATCTAAATAACCCAATTGATCCAGGTGCATCACAG GTCCTGATGGTACACATGGAAAAGAGTGGTGCTAATGTGACAGGCATCACAGAGCTGTTCTCAGATGACCTTGAACTCTATGGTTCCAGCGTAGCAACATTATACAAAAATCGAATGTTGATTGGTACAGTGTGTCACAAAATGATGTATTGTGAAGTTAAGGTGTTGTGA